One window from the genome of Cucumis melo cultivar AY chromosome 12, USDA_Cmelo_AY_1.0, whole genome shotgun sequence encodes:
- the LOC103497035 gene encoding uncharacterized protein LOC103497035 gives MRKRKEKPEICKTMAAVVQDEEKEDDDEEEERGNGVNGFFSCYLLASACPRFKGHTYIGFTVNPKRRIRQHNGEIRCGAWRTKRKRPWEMVLCIYGFPTNVSALQFEWAWQHPNESLAVRSAAATFKSLSGVANKVKLAYTMLTLPAWCGLNITVNYFSTKFMKNAAGCPSLPEHMKVQVSPINELPCYSEGDQGVLENEDDWEYDRESEEICSFRVYGSMKEVSNEVPQKLMDYQTGTDGRPPPVLRGCDKELETNEQVPPSSCTPSYVDVGMSYDLCACDEGLENDEREAASCGQSCTVAGTSRTEIIIDDGEENQFEGSGMNLQEQPGRKNLTSGIASEISKVSRCNNGLVPTVEYEVIDVSTPSPDCRTSSHRFKRRVTSGKSEMIDLTKSPTFIQL, from the exons atgaggaAGAGGAAAGAGAAACCGGAAATCTGTAAAACCATGGCTGCAGTAGTACAGGATGAGGAGaaggaagatgatgatgaagaagaagagagaggaAACGGTGTGAATGGCTTCTTTTCATGCTATCTCTTGGCCTCTGCTTGCCCTCGTTTCAAAGGCCATACCTATATCGG ATTCACAGTGAATCCGAAGCGCAGAATCAGACAACACAATGGTGAAATTAGATGCGGTGCTTGGCGTACTAAGAGGAAGAGACCTTGGGAGATGGTCTTGTGCATTTATGGCTTCCCTACTAATGTATCTGCTCTTCAG TTTGAATGGGCGTGGCAGCATCCTAATGAGTCATTGGCTGTAAGAAGTGCTGCTGCAACTTTCAAGTCTCTCTCTGGAGTTGCTAACAAAGTTAAACTTGCATATACAATGCTCACACTTCCTGCTTGGTGTGG TTTAAATATAACTGTAAACTACTTCTCAACAAAGTTCATGAAGAATGCGGCTGGTTGCCCAAGTTTGCCAGAGCATATGAAGGTCCAAGTTTCTCCCATCAATGAGCTTCCATGCTATTCCGAAGGAGATCAAGGTGTGCTTGAAAATGAAGATGACTGGGAGTATGATAGAGAAAGTGAAGAAATTTGTAGTTTTCGAGTATATGGATCGATGAAAGAAGTTTCAAATGAAGTTCCTCAAAAGTTAATGGATTATCAGACAGGTACAGATGGAAGACCTCCTCCCGTATTGCGTGGATGTGATAAGGAGCTTGAGACCAATGAACAAGTGCCACCTTCTTCGTGTACTCCATCTTATGTTGATGTGGGTATGTCTTATGACTTGTGTGCATGTGATGAAGGACTCGAGAATGATGAAAGAGAGGCAGCTTCGTGTGGTCAGTCTTGCACTGTAGCAGGTACATCTAGGACTGAAATTATCATTGATGACGGAGAGGAAAACCAATTCGAAGGGAGTGGTATGAACTTGCAGGAGCAACCAGGTAGGAAGAATTTAACATCAGGAATAGCTTCTGAAATCAGCAAAGTTTCAAGGTGTAATAATGGCCTGGTTCCAACTGTTGAGTATGAGGTTATCGATGTGTCTACCCCGTCTCCCGACTGCCGAACAAGTTCGCATAGATTCAAGAGAAGAGTTACTTCCGGTAAGTCTGAGATGATTGACTTGACTAAATCTCCTACATTTATCCAATTGTAA
- the LOC127144431 gene encoding EPIDERMAL PATTERNING FACTOR-like protein 6 → MEFNRNRVVIENKTNPKSIFIFILIFFFFFFLFLMVFILSSFCSSIRSSSHGDSDNTRSCSFVEAVQYPMIANCEDQDQFMRLPRRGLGGPGSSPPRCTSKCGKCTPCTAVHVPVPPGTPVTAEYYPEAWRCKCGNKLYMP, encoded by the exons ATGGAGTTTAATAGAAACAGAGTAGTCATTGAGAACAAAACAAACCCTAAatccatcttcatcttcatcttgatcttcttcttcttcttcttcttgtttttaATGGTATTCATATTGTCATCATTCTGTAGCAGCATCAGGAGTTCATCTCATGGGGATTCAG ATAACACTAGGAGCTGCTCGTTTGTTGAAGCTGTCCag TACCCCATGATCGCAAATTGTGAAGATCAAGATCAGTTCATGAGATTGCCAAGAAGAGGATTGGGTGGGCCGGGATCATCGCCGCCACGTTGCACCTCAAAGTGCGGCAAGTGCACGCCCTGCACGGCGGTCCATGTGCCGGTGCCGCCGGGAACTCCGGTGACGGCCGAGTATTACCCGGAAGCATGGAGATGCAAATGTGGGAACAAGCTTTACATGCCGTGA
- the LOC127144380 gene encoding LOW QUALITY PROTEIN: uncharacterized protein LOC127144380 (The sequence of the model RefSeq protein was modified relative to this genomic sequence to represent the inferred CDS: deleted 1 base in 1 codon; substituted 1 base at 1 genomic stop codon) produces MCPLRFILIFLSATLAGFFLIRNLKSPSQDFHAQDHTSDSNSSSSPNSIKVLLPHFLYNSSLVSSISISNLSFINIWCVRTCRIYVXTISSGFWTVVDMASGRYLWRHLFSSSSEKASD; encoded by the exons atgtgTCCGCTGAGATTTATTCTCATATTTCTCTCAGCGACTCTTGCCGGCTTCTTCCTTATCCGTAACCTCAAATCTCCCTCTCAAGATTTCCACGCCCAAGACCATACTTCCGATTCCAATTCCTCTTCATCCCCCAACTCCATCAAGGTCCTTCTTCCTCACTTCTTATACAATTCTTCTTTAGTTTCTTCCATTTCCATATCAAATCTTTCTTTCATTAATATTTGGTGTGTACGTACGTGTCGTATATATGTTTGAACA ATCTCATCGGGGTTCTGGACGGTGGTAGATATGGCTTCCGGTCGCTACTTATGGAGGCATTTGTTTTCGTCGTCGTCGGAGAAGGCTTCCGATTGA
- the LOC103497034 gene encoding uncharacterized protein At4g00950: MNMGGRNSGELGGGKSGKMRLKKLRTRDDMSRIMVEEEDYHTGLSASVPFKWESEPGTPKANLHDNNNGSLLSPLTPPPSYFSNHLIINSSPIIHLSSKPSFNKPSCLNTVFRMLSVKPTLQPPSPASSSSSSPTMERRRSGSPRRLSFDSRVDDDNEDDENEDGNVESPVSTLFFGRGSDKGCYPNLVKVFTRHSK, from the coding sequence ATGAACATGGGGGGAAGAAATTCAGGTGAACTGGGAGGTGGAAAATCAGGGAAGATGAGGCTAAAGAAGCTAAGAACAAGGGACGACATGTCGAGAATAAtggtagaagaagaagattacCACACAGGATTGTCAGCTTCAGTTCCATTCAAATGGGAGTCAGAGCCAGGAACTCCAAAGGCTAATTTGCATGATAACAATAATGGATCTCTTCTTTCTCCTCTCACTCCCCCACCTTCCTATTTCTCCAATCATCTTATCATTAACTCATCTCCTATCATCCATCTTTCTTCTAAGCCTTCTTTTAATAAGCCAAGTTGCCTTAACACTGTCTTCAGAATGCTTTCTGTGAAGCCCACTCTCCAGCCTCCCTCCCCtgcttcttcctcctcctcgaGTCCTACCATGGAAAGACGGAGATCCGGAAGTCCTAGGAGATTGTCGTTTGATTCGAGAGTGGACGACGACAACGAGGATGACGAAAATGAAGACGGCAATGTAGAATCACCTGTTTCTACTTTGTTCTTTGGACGTGGAAGTGATAAAGGATGCTACCCAAATTTGGTCAAGGTATTCACTAGACATTCTAAATGA